Proteins encoded in a region of the Salipiger sp. CCB-MM3 genome:
- a CDS encoding AbrB family transcriptional regulator → MSLSTLSLRMIFTTGCLLIAGGIGGWLAQLAHLPMPFMLGSLFTSGLAVALFQKSALADYGFPMKFRTVFIGLIGVMIGTQVTPQILALLPELPLTLGALAVFVVLCHSGNFLIFRRLGGYDRATAFYAGTPGGLMESLVLGEKAGADLRLLTAQQFLRIILVISILPSALSLWVGHPVGSAAGQSVMPSGPVTLRELALIVMAALAGLLIASRIKLPAGQITGPLLLSAGLTLSGVVDMHLPFWLIAAAQVVVGSSLGVRFSGMTAAMLRRSAWLSLVSVLWMLALGGSFALALAAVTDIPFLHLMISYAPGGVTEMSIIALSLAANPALVSLHHVVRILLTVGFMVIAEKRVPLGQPGE, encoded by the coding sequence ATGAGTCTCTCAACGCTTTCCCTCCGGATGATCTTTACCACCGGCTGCCTGCTCATCGCGGGCGGCATCGGTGGCTGGCTGGCGCAGCTGGCGCATCTGCCAATGCCCTTCATGCTGGGCTCGCTGTTCACCTCGGGCCTAGCGGTGGCGCTGTTCCAGAAGAGCGCGCTGGCCGACTACGGCTTCCCGATGAAGTTCCGCACGGTGTTCATCGGCCTCATCGGGGTGATGATCGGCACGCAGGTGACGCCGCAGATCCTCGCGCTGCTGCCGGAATTGCCGCTGACCCTCGGCGCGCTGGCGGTGTTTGTGGTGCTCTGCCACAGCGGCAATTTCCTGATCTTCCGGCGGCTTGGCGGCTATGACCGCGCAACGGCCTTTTACGCGGGCACGCCCGGCGGGCTGATGGAAAGCCTCGTGCTGGGCGAGAAGGCGGGGGCCGATCTGCGGCTGCTGACCGCGCAGCAATTCCTGCGGATCATTCTGGTCATCTCGATCCTGCCCTCGGCGCTGTCACTTTGGGTTGGCCATCCGGTGGGCAGCGCGGCGGGACAGAGCGTGATGCCCTCGGGGCCGGTCACCCTGCGCGAACTGGCGCTGATCGTGATGGCGGCGCTGGCGGGGCTGCTGATCGCCTCGCGCATCAAATTGCCGGCGGGGCAGATCACCGGGCCGCTGCTGCTCTCGGCGGGGCTGACGCTGTCGGGCGTGGTGGACATGCATCTGCCGTTCTGGCTGATCGCTGCGGCGCAGGTGGTGGTGGGCAGTTCGCTCGGCGTGCGCTTCAGCGGCATGACGGCAGCGATGCTGCGCCGCTCGGCATGGCTGAGCCTTGTGTCGGTGCTGTGGATGCTTGCGCTGGGGGGCAGCTTTGCGCTGGCGCTGGCGGCGGTGACCGACATTCCGTTCCTGCACCTGATGATCTCTTACGCACCGGGCGGGGTGACCGAAATGTCGATCATCGCCCTGTCGCTGGCGGCGAACCCGGCGCTGGTCAGCCTGCACCATGTGGTGCGTATACTGCTGACCGTCGGCTTCATGGTGATCGCCGAGAAACGCGTGCCGCTGGGCCAGCCCGGAGAGTAA
- a CDS encoding MlaD family protein: MSDPKPAQMSVEPKRRSVWRNLSLVWLVPLAAIAVTLFIAWQSFAERGALIEITFENAAGITAEETTIRYRDVIIGTVEEVEFAGDLATVEIKARIDRNVVDSLPSDAEFWVVRPEVSASGISGLSTVLSGVYIEAGFTPQEGAGGTTKFRGLDETPLVRPGVKGTRITIRAEDGTQLSPGAPIFYQGIEVGRIETPRLLERGNGVAVDAFIEAPNDRRITTATRFWDTSGFSVNFGPSGLNLSVGSVAALIRGGLAFDTVVSGGNPVPAGYAFDLYDDEESARDSLFSETISNAVELTAEFDESVRGLEVGSAVTYRGLRIGRVTEIGAFIDGEGEEQSVRLRTTLSIDPRALGLDEEAPQAETIAFLSNAVKNGLRARLASQNLFSQSLVVELAEIPDAAPATFGIFAQDAPLIPSVPSDLPDVTATAEGLFQRINDLPVEDLMDQAIDTLSSIESFAANPRLRDAPDAVIGLVEDARGLLGSDETQAIPGELRGAVADLRGVIEDMRNAGAITQLVSALEAAEAAAEEVTSVAGSVEESAAGVPGLIEDLRALTQKATALDLESFVAEAGEFLDGAGKFVDQDSTRQLPSDLSAMLQEAQGALAELRAGGVVENTNATLASARDAAAAVEEAVATLPELSARIQRLVAEAESVISGYDGQSAFNRQTVSALREVQSAAEALNKLARSIERNPNSLLFGR, translated from the coding sequence ATGAGTGATCCGAAACCGGCGCAGATGTCGGTCGAGCCCAAGCGCCGGTCTGTCTGGCGCAACCTCTCGCTGGTCTGGCTGGTGCCGCTGGCGGCCATCGCGGTGACGCTGTTCATCGCGTGGCAGAGCTTTGCCGAACGCGGCGCGCTGATCGAGATCACCTTTGAGAACGCGGCGGGTATCACCGCCGAGGAAACAACCATCCGCTACCGCGACGTGATCATCGGCACGGTCGAGGAGGTGGAATTCGCGGGCGATCTGGCCACCGTCGAGATCAAGGCGCGCATTGATCGCAATGTCGTCGACTCGCTGCCCTCGGATGCCGAGTTCTGGGTGGTCCGCCCCGAGGTCTCCGCCTCGGGCATCTCGGGCCTGTCGACCGTGCTGTCGGGCGTCTACATCGAGGCGGGCTTCACTCCGCAAGAGGGCGCTGGCGGCACCACAAAGTTCCGCGGCCTCGACGAGACACCACTGGTGCGTCCGGGCGTGAAGGGCACGCGCATCACCATCCGCGCCGAGGACGGCACCCAGCTGTCGCCCGGTGCGCCGATCTTCTATCAGGGCATCGAAGTGGGCCGGATCGAAACGCCGCGTCTGCTCGAGCGCGGCAATGGCGTCGCCGTGGATGCCTTTATCGAGGCGCCCAACGATCGCCGCATCACCACCGCGACGCGCTTTTGGGACACCTCGGGGTTCTCGGTGAACTTCGGTCCCAGCGGGCTCAACCTGTCGGTGGGCTCGGTCGCGGCGCTGATCCGTGGCGGCCTCGCCTTCGACACGGTGGTGTCGGGCGGCAACCCGGTGCCCGCAGGCTATGCCTTCGACCTTTATGACGACGAGGAGTCGGCCCGCGACAGCCTGTTCTCCGAGACCATCTCCAACGCCGTGGAGCTCACCGCAGAGTTCGACGAGTCGGTGCGCGGACTCGAGGTCGGTTCGGCCGTCACCTACCGCGGCCTGCGCATTGGCCGGGTGACCGAGATCGGTGCCTTCATCGACGGCGAGGGCGAAGAACAATCGGTCCGCCTGCGCACAACGCTCTCGATCGACCCGCGCGCGCTGGGTCTGGATGAGGAAGCGCCGCAAGCGGAGACCATCGCCTTCTTGTCGAACGCGGTGAAGAACGGGCTGCGCGCACGGCTGGCCTCGCAGAACCTGTTCAGCCAGTCGCTGGTGGTCGAGCTTGCAGAGATCCCCGACGCCGCGCCCGCCACTTTCGGCATCTTCGCGCAGGACGCGCCGCTTATTCCGTCGGTGCCGTCGGATCTGCCCGATGTCACCGCCACTGCCGAGGGCCTGTTCCAACGCATCAACGATCTGCCGGTCGAAGACCTGATGGATCAGGCCATCGACACGCTGTCGTCGATCGAAAGCTTCGCCGCGAACCCGCGCCTGCGCGACGCGCCTGACGCTGTGATCGGCCTTGTCGAAGACGCGCGGGGCCTGCTTGGCAGCGATGAGACCCAAGCCATTCCGGGCGAGCTTCGCGGCGCCGTGGCCGATCTGCGCGGGGTGATCGAAGACATGCGCAACGCCGGGGCGATCACCCAGCTGGTGTCGGCGCTGGAAGCCGCCGAGGCCGCTGCCGAAGAGGTCACCTCGGTGGCCGGTTCGGTCGAGGAAAGCGCCGCCGGTGTGCCCGGTCTGATCGAAGACCTGCGCGCGCTGACGCAGAAGGCCACTGCGCTGGACCTCGAGAGCTTCGTGGCCGAGGCCGGGGAGTTCCTCGATGGTGCAGGCAAATTCGTCGATCAGGACAGCACGCGGCAGCTGCCGTCCGACCTTTCTGCGATGCTGCAGGAGGCGCAGGGCGCGCTGGCCGAATTGCGCGCTGGCGGGGTGGTCGAGAACACCAACGCCACGCTGGCCTCTGCTCGTGACGCCGCCGCGGCGGTGGAAGAGGCGGTCGCCACGCTGCCCGAGCTTTCGGCCCGCATCCAGCGGCTGGTGGCCGAGGCGGAGTCGGTGATCTCTGGCTATGATGGCCAGTCCGCCTTCAACCGCCAGACCGTCTCGGCGCTGCGCGAGGTGCAGAGCGCTGCAGAGGCGCTCAACAAGCTCGCCCGCTCGATCGAACGCAATCCCAACTCGCTGCTCTTCGGGCGCTGA
- a CDS encoding paraquat-inducible protein A, whose protein sequence is MSLADVVAEELPPEINPVLPPPAFTAEQAERLIACPLCDTLHEERDIAPGETARCVRCHEVLEAPRTSAMTRIIMLALSALVLMVAAIFFPFLELSVAGRVQRSSLLDTILAFSNGMTAPLTIVMAALIVILPSIRFLSLVYVMAPMAFGHRPARHAEFFFRLADHLRPWAMAEVFIVGVAVALVKVAGLAHLSIGPAFWAFVALVLVTVLKDTFMCRVTLWKTLEARRES, encoded by the coding sequence ATGAGCCTCGCCGATGTGGTTGCTGAAGAACTCCCGCCGGAGATCAATCCGGTCCTGCCGCCGCCCGCCTTCACCGCGGAGCAGGCCGAGCGTCTTATTGCCTGCCCCTTGTGTGACACGCTGCATGAAGAGCGCGACATCGCCCCCGGCGAGACCGCGCGCTGCGTGCGCTGCCACGAGGTGCTGGAGGCGCCGCGCACCTCGGCGATGACGCGGATCATCATGCTGGCGCTGTCGGCGCTGGTGCTGATGGTGGCGGCGATCTTCTTTCCGTTCCTTGAACTTTCGGTGGCGGGGAGGGTGCAGCGCAGTTCGCTGCTCGACACGATCCTCGCCTTCTCGAACGGGATGACCGCGCCGCTGACCATCGTCATGGCGGCGCTGATCGTGATCCTGCCGTCGATCCGCTTTCTGTCGCTGGTCTACGTGATGGCGCCCATGGCCTTTGGCCACCGTCCGGCGCGCCATGCCGAGTTCTTTTTCCGTCTCGCCGATCACCTGCGGCCCTGGGCCATGGCCGAGGTGTTCATCGTCGGCGTCGCCGTGGCGCTTGTGAAAGTGGCGGGGCTGGCGCATCTGTCGATCGGACCGGCGTTCTGGGCCTTCGTGGCATTGGTCCTCGTGACCGTGCTCAAAGATACATTCATGTGCAGGGTAACCCTATGGAAGACGCTGGAAGCGCGCCGCGAGTCCTGA
- a CDS encoding ABC-F family ATP-binding cassette domain-containing protein: MAQAPLLQLSDISLTFGGEPVFSGLSLNVQPGDRVALVGRNGSGKSTLMKVMAGFVEPDTGDRIVPPGISVGYMEQEPDLSGFETLGEYAAEGLGPAEMYKVEAAGEGLGFDPERPVATASGGERRRAALAKLMAEDPDVMLLDEPTNHLDITAIGWLEAELKRTRKAFVLISHDRRFLENLTRATLWIDRGAVRRQEQGFAGFEEWRDKTWAEEDEARHKLDRKIKAEAKWAVEGISARRTRNQGRVRALQALRAERSSQIRRQGTAAMELSSGPTSGKKVIEAVGLTKGFGDKQIVKDFSLTVMRGDRVAFVGPNGVGKTTLIRMLMGEIAPDAGSVKLGTNLMPAIFDQSRARLDPDMSLWESLTGDPEMRVSGKADQVLVRGQPKHVVGYLKEFLFDERQARAPVRSLSGGEKARLLLAKIMASESNMLVLDEPTNDLDVETLDLLQDLLGEYDGTVLLISHDRDFLDRVASTTIAMEGDGLAIPYAGGWSDYQAQKAEAEAEAAPKDKPTTKPAKDGPAAPKPKAQPKGMSFKDKHRLEELPGLIDRLTAEIGKLEGLLADPELFTREPVKFKKATEALDERQQKLAAAEEEWLELAEKAEEAS; the protein is encoded by the coding sequence ATGGCACAGGCACCCCTTCTTCAGCTTTCCGACATCTCGCTCACCTTCGGGGGCGAGCCGGTCTTCTCCGGCCTTTCGCTCAACGTCCAGCCCGGCGACCGCGTCGCGCTGGTCGGGCGCAATGGCTCGGGCAAATCCACCTTGATGAAAGTCATGGCGGGCTTCGTCGAGCCCGACACCGGCGACCGCATCGTGCCGCCGGGCATTTCGGTGGGCTATATGGAGCAGGAGCCGGACCTTTCGGGCTTTGAAACGCTTGGCGAGTATGCCGCCGAAGGGCTTGGCCCGGCAGAGATGTACAAGGTCGAAGCGGCGGGCGAAGGGCTCGGCTTCGATCCCGAGCGCCCGGTCGCCACCGCGTCGGGCGGCGAGCGCCGCCGCGCCGCGCTGGCCAAGCTGATGGCCGAAGACCCGGACGTCATGCTGCTCGACGAGCCGACCAACCACCTCGACATCACCGCCATTGGCTGGCTCGAGGCGGAACTCAAGCGCACGCGCAAGGCCTTCGTGCTCATCTCGCACGACCGGCGCTTCCTCGAGAACCTCACCCGCGCCACGCTGTGGATCGACCGCGGTGCGGTGCGCCGTCAGGAACAGGGCTTCGCCGGTTTCGAAGAGTGGCGCGACAAGACCTGGGCCGAGGAGGACGAGGCGCGCCACAAGCTCGACCGCAAGATCAAGGCCGAGGCGAAATGGGCGGTCGAGGGCATCTCGGCCCGCCGCACCCGCAACCAGGGCAGGGTGCGCGCGCTGCAGGCGCTGCGCGCCGAGCGCTCTTCGCAGATCCGCCGCCAGGGCACCGCCGCGATGGAGCTTTCCTCCGGCCCGACCTCCGGCAAGAAGGTGATCGAAGCCGTCGGGCTCACCAAGGGCTTCGGCGACAAGCAGATCGTCAAGGATTTCTCGCTGACCGTGATGCGCGGCGACCGGGTGGCTTTCGTCGGCCCGAACGGCGTGGGCAAGACCACCCTCATCCGCATGCTGATGGGCGAGATCGCGCCCGATGCGGGCAGCGTCAAGCTGGGCACCAACCTGATGCCCGCCATCTTCGACCAGAGCCGCGCGCGGCTCGACCCGGATATGAGCCTGTGGGAAAGCCTCACCGGCGATCCCGAGATGCGGGTTTCGGGCAAGGCCGATCAGGTGCTGGTGCGCGGCCAGCCCAAACACGTGGTGGGCTATCTCAAGGAGTTCCTGTTTGACGAGCGGCAGGCCCGCGCACCCGTGCGCTCGCTCTCGGGCGGCGAGAAGGCGCGTCTGCTGCTCGCCAAGATCATGGCCAGCGAAAGCAACATGCTGGTGCTCGACGAACCGACCAACGATCTCGACGTGGAAACGCTGGACCTGCTGCAGGACCTGCTTGGCGAGTACGACGGCACGGTGCTGCTGATCAGCCACGACCGCGACTTCCTCGACCGCGTCGCCAGCACCACCATCGCCATGGAGGGCGACGGCCTCGCCATCCCCTACGCCGGCGGCTGGAGCGACTATCAGGCGCAGAAGGCCGAAGCCGAGGCGGAGGCCGCGCCCAAGGACAAGCCCACCACGAAGCCCGCCAAGGACGGCCCCGCCGCGCCGAAACCGAAAGCCCAGCCAAAGGGCATGAGCTTCAAGGACAAGCACCGGCTGGAAGAGTTGCCCGGGCTGATCGACCGGCTGACCGCCGAGATCGGCAAGCTCGAAGGGCTGCTGGCGGACCCCGAACTGTTCACCCGCGAGCCGGTGAAGTTCAAAAAGGCCACCGAGGCGCTGGACGAGCGGCAGCAGAAGCTGGCCGCCGCCGAGGAGGAATGGCTGGAACTGGCGGAAAAGGCCGAAGAGGCGTCCTGA
- a CDS encoding paraquat-inducible protein A, whose product MEDAGSAPRVLTARAAGMIACTECGKVHVPGPERCERCGSHLSSRDDTSLQRVWAWLGAGLVVYVPANVYPMLKTTMLGKTTNSTIFGGVVDLIHHGSYGIAGIVFFASIMIPVAKFIAIAYLALSVTHRVKLSPGKRQHLYEVVEFVGRWSMIDVFVVAILTALVQMDFAAAINPGIAAISFALSVAFTMLSAQSFDPRLIWDASESDKE is encoded by the coding sequence ATGGAAGACGCTGGAAGCGCGCCGCGAGTCCTGACCGCGCGCGCCGCGGGCATGATCGCCTGCACCGAATGCGGCAAGGTCCATGTGCCGGGCCCCGAGCGCTGCGAGCGCTGCGGCTCGCATCTGTCGAGCCGCGACGATACCTCGCTGCAGCGGGTCTGGGCGTGGCTGGGCGCAGGGCTGGTGGTCTATGTGCCCGCCAATGTCTATCCCATGCTGAAGACCACCATGCTGGGCAAGACCACCAACAGCACGATCTTCGGCGGGGTGGTCGACCTTATCCACCATGGCAGCTACGGCATCGCGGGGATCGTGTTCTTTGCCTCGATCATGATCCCCGTCGCCAAGTTCATCGCCATCGCCTATCTGGCGCTGAGCGTGACGCATCGGGTGAAACTCTCTCCGGGCAAACGCCAGCATCTCTACGAGGTAGTGGAATTCGTCGGCCGCTGGTCGATGATCGACGTTTTTGTGGTGGCGATCCTGACGGCCCTTGTGCAGATGGATTTCGCCGCCGCCATCAACCCCGGGATTGCAGCCATCAGCTTTGCGCTTTCCGTTGCATTTACAATGCTTTCGGCGCAGAGCTTCGACCCAAGGCTGATCTGGGACGCGAGTGAAAGTGACAAAGAATGA
- a CDS encoding histone deacetylase family protein — protein MRCFYAPETEGHDPQFRLTHGTVVRNAERAERAKLLLEGLSRLDLTAETPPEAPRAAYEAVHTPEFVRFLETGWEEWQKLPNAGPEVVPNVFPRGEVTTYPETIIARAGWHMSDTSAPIGAKSWEATRRSADCAVAAANAVIDGAPAAYALCRPPGHHTTADVAGGHCLMNVTAIAAQQLRTAHEHVAVLDIDVHHGNGTQAIFYDRADVLMVSVHAETHDYYPFYTGYAHETGAGAGQGFNLNLPLPRSTTSEAWLAAVDQGLERIKAYAPGALVLSLGLDAHENDPLDGMKVSFDGFAEAGRRIAAAGLPTVIVQEGGYLSPDLPTSLAAFMGGFLGKDPRAA, from the coding sequence ATGAGATGTTTCTACGCTCCCGAAACCGAAGGTCATGATCCGCAGTTCCGCCTCACCCATGGCACCGTCGTGCGCAACGCCGAGCGCGCCGAACGTGCCAAGCTGCTGCTCGAAGGGCTGTCGCGCCTCGATCTGACCGCCGAGACCCCGCCCGAAGCGCCGCGCGCCGCCTATGAGGCGGTGCATACGCCCGAGTTCGTCCGCTTTCTCGAAACCGGCTGGGAAGAATGGCAGAAGCTGCCGAACGCCGGGCCCGAGGTTGTGCCTAACGTCTTTCCGCGCGGCGAAGTGACCACCTACCCCGAGACGATCATCGCCCGTGCGGGCTGGCACATGTCCGACACCTCTGCCCCGATCGGCGCGAAAAGCTGGGAGGCGACGCGCCGCTCGGCAGATTGCGCCGTGGCCGCGGCCAACGCGGTGATCGACGGCGCCCCCGCCGCCTATGCGTTGTGCCGTCCGCCCGGGCACCACACCACCGCCGATGTGGCGGGCGGTCACTGCCTGATGAATGTCACCGCCATCGCCGCGCAACAGCTGCGCACCGCGCATGAACATGTGGCGGTGCTGGATATCGACGTGCACCACGGCAATGGCACGCAGGCGATCTTTTATGACCGCGCCGATGTGCTGATGGTCTCGGTCCACGCCGAGACCCATGACTACTACCCGTTCTACACCGGCTATGCCCACGAAACCGGCGCCGGAGCCGGTCAGGGGTTCAACCTCAACCTGCCGCTGCCGCGCAGCACCACCTCGGAGGCATGGCTTGCCGCGGTCGATCAGGGGCTGGAGCGGATCAAGGCCTATGCGCCGGGCGCGCTGGTGCTCAGCCTCGGGCTCGACGCGCATGAAAATGACCCCCTTGACGGCATGAAGGTCAGCTTCGATGGTTTCGCCGAAGCCGGACGCCGGATTGCCGCGGCGGGGCTCCCCACGGTGATCGTACAGGAAGGCGGGTATCTCTCGCCCGATCTGCCCACATCCCTCGCCGCCTTCATGGGCGGTTTCCTCGGCAAGGACCCGCGCGCGGCCTGA
- a CDS encoding helix-turn-helix domain-containing protein, giving the protein METLCQTRLALLGNPLRLRLVRLLIRHLPHPLPAGALASALGVPGSTLSAHLAALCEAGLLVQRVRGPLRLYHAVPAALGQVVDWLTADVALGRLSELDVPTQGLTRGRDRGRRGTGLPRVLFLCRDGAQLSPLAAALAQRRLWGQAVWISAGVQPAGRVDPLLAAVLQAQGMPPAESPRPMQAFAPAQVVIALDSAAAEALPGLLRSVPPVCAYWPLPVPRGETGERVIPRAMALDAALRALALRLDGLRAVPLAQLPRGALQAALDSLSSGLPEVCRAAVSVPPPRRRWSSPALRASAAS; this is encoded by the coding sequence ATGGAGACGCTCTGTCAAACCCGGCTGGCGCTGCTTGGCAACCCGCTGCGCCTGCGGCTGGTCCGGCTGTTGATCCGGCACCTGCCGCATCCGCTGCCTGCGGGCGCTCTGGCCAGCGCACTCGGGGTGCCGGGCTCGACGCTTTCGGCGCATCTGGCGGCGCTTTGCGAGGCGGGGCTATTGGTGCAGCGGGTGCGCGGGCCGCTGCGGCTCTATCATGCGGTTCCGGCGGCGCTGGGGCAGGTGGTGGACTGGCTGACGGCGGATGTGGCGCTTGGACGACTGTCCGAGCTTGACGTGCCAACGCAGGGCTTAACAAGGGGACGAGATCGGGGCCGCCGCGGAACTGGCTTGCCGCGTGTTCTGTTTCTCTGCCGTGACGGGGCGCAACTGTCGCCACTGGCGGCGGCGCTGGCGCAGCGGCGGCTCTGGGGACAGGCGGTCTGGATCTCGGCGGGGGTGCAGCCTGCGGGGCGGGTCGATCCGCTGCTCGCGGCGGTGCTGCAGGCGCAAGGGATGCCGCCCGCCGAGTCGCCGCGCCCCATGCAGGCGTTCGCGCCCGCGCAGGTGGTGATCGCGCTCGACAGCGCCGCGGCCGAGGCTTTGCCGGGGCTGCTGCGCTCGGTCCCGCCGGTCTGCGCTTATTGGCCGCTGCCAGTGCCGCGTGGCGAGACCGGTGAAAGGGTGATCCCGCGCGCCATGGCGCTCGACGCCGCGCTGCGCGCGCTTGCGCTGCGGCTGGACGGGCTGCGGGCGGTGCCGCTGGCGCAACTGCCGCGCGGGGCGCTTCAGGCGGCTCTCGACAGCCTCAGTTCAGGTCTTCCAGAAGTCTGCCGTGCTGCCGTGTCTGTTCCACCACCTCGCCGAAGGTGGTCATCCCCCGCGCTTCGAGCATCGGCAGCATCCTGA
- a CDS encoding PqiC family protein: MTMKFLPLLLLPLLAACGTEPRYRIDSAAPVTAQRLAVSTLEVREVSLPAYAEASEILIEDASGALTQVESALWADDPRRAMTQSLAERLGLISSATVAAEPWPLEEPSQAAVHVRVSSMVARANGTFELSGQYALSSYDRIIRERVTRFDIRTQLPSTGAAGIAAAAGAATDQLADRIASDLSR, translated from the coding sequence ATGACTATGAAATTCCTGCCGCTTCTCCTGCTCCCGCTGCTTGCCGCTTGCGGCACCGAGCCGCGCTATCGGATCGACAGCGCCGCGCCGGTGACCGCACAGCGCCTCGCCGTGTCGACGCTGGAGGTGCGCGAGGTCTCGCTGCCCGCGTATGCCGAGGCCTCGGAGATCCTGATCGAGGATGCCAGCGGCGCGCTCACCCAAGTGGAAAGCGCGCTCTGGGCCGACGATCCGCGCCGCGCCATGACCCAAAGCCTCGCTGAGCGGCTGGGCCTGATCAGCAGCGCCACCGTCGCCGCCGAGCCTTGGCCGCTGGAAGAGCCGTCGCAGGCGGCGGTGCATGTGCGCGTCTCCTCGATGGTGGCGCGGGCGAACGGCACCTTCGAGCTTTCGGGCCAATATGCGCTCTCGTCCTACGACCGGATCATCCGCGAGCGGGTGACGCGGTTCGACATCCGTACGCAGCTGCCCTCCACCGGGGCCGCAGGCATCGCGGCGGCGGCGGGCGCGGCCACCGATCAGCTTGCCGACCGGATCGCCAGCGACCTGTCGCGCTGA
- a CDS encoding redoxin domain-containing protein — protein sequence MQRDKRKYLREVPDTWVEVPSDYTSSAKWSPRIGEFFPNFAAQSTMGQLTFHPYISGSWAIFFSIADPFSMTCTRELARIAAIQPSLRNAGVKTVGVARNTVPELQRWCDKVAERSGKEISFPILSDPDGMLSNTFGMIHPQEDADTTIRKTIIINPNLRVSMLFEYPLYITRSTKELLRTLESARRYFSDLDAQGAMA from the coding sequence ATGCAACGAGACAAGAGGAAGTACCTGCGGGAGGTTCCCGACACGTGGGTCGAAGTTCCGTCCGACTACACGAGCTCTGCGAAATGGTCGCCGCGGATCGGCGAGTTCTTCCCCAATTTCGCGGCCCAGTCGACCATGGGGCAACTGACCTTCCACCCGTATATCAGCGGCAGCTGGGCGATCTTTTTCAGCATCGCCGATCCGTTTTCGATGACCTGCACCAGGGAACTGGCCCGCATCGCGGCGATCCAGCCGAGCCTGCGCAACGCGGGCGTCAAGACCGTGGGTGTCGCGCGCAATACGGTGCCCGAGCTGCAGCGCTGGTGCGACAAGGTCGCAGAGCGCAGCGGCAAGGAGATCAGCTTTCCGATCCTCTCTGACCCTGACGGGATGCTGTCGAACACCTTCGGCATGATCCACCCGCAGGAGGATGCCGACACGACGATCCGCAAGACGATCATCATCAACCCGAATTTGCGGGTCAGCATGTTGTTCGAATATCCGCTCTATATCACCCGCTCCACCAAAGAGCTGCTGCGGACGCTGGAAAGCGCGCGCCGGTATTTCAGCGATCTGGATGCGCAGGGCGCGATGGCCTGA